The window AAGTCCTCTTTCAAAGGACCCTTCAGATCATCTACAATCAGAGACGACTGCTTGGGCTGCGTCCGGATGGTCCGGTCGGACCTGTGGCCTGAGCCCGGCCGGGACGGAGGGGACcgccccagcagcccctgctccgAGGAAGCACTGCTGTTGCTCCCAGAGCTGGCCGCGCTCCCTGTGCTGGTTGATCTGCTCAAGACGGGAGCCCTGGCGTTATGCTGATGAGCCACGTGCCCCACGTGGCTGGGTCTGTGTTCGTAGTTATTATTCACATTAATTGGTATAATTTCGTGAGTCCTTTCATGCTTCTCTTGCCTTGGTGCTGTCCGTGGACCAGATTTTTTCACCACAGATGGACCTTCGGTGTATTCATTGCTGCCCCTGATCGCCTTGATCTGGTCCAGTGACAAGATAGCCGTTGGCTGGCTCTCTCTTTCATAGTCTAACCGTTGCCGGCTGTCCAAGGAGGGCTGCTGAATCACCACTAGTGAACCACCGCTGCCATGCTGACTTTGGGGCTCCATCTGTAGTGATCTCTACTTCTGGCATTCAGTGGGAACCTGGCATGCATCTGAAATCCTAAAAGAAGAAGACAACAGAAGGTATAAATAAAcattgtgtgtgtacatatatacacacatacatgagATCAAAGGCAAAAGAGGAATAAAGAAGGGGAtactttttgaaaacagaaatggtATGGCAAACCACAAATTGCCCTAGCCACCTGGTACTGATCTCTTTCAGCAGGGGATTACAACAACGCTGAGGATCTGGCCAAAGTCCAGTAATGGGGAGACTCCCGGGTATGGCATCATAGATGAGGAATGCAAAGGAGACCCCATgccatcaaaaataaaaataaaaaatccagtaTTAACCTGCATGCTTACTTGGCAAGTGCTTCTCACTTGCTGCTGAACTCAACAACTGCCTAACTGGCAATAGGAATTCTGAACGCCCCAAAACCTACGTTTTTTGCAGGCAAGAACACCTTCAGGTTCATGTTTGGTATGGCAGAACAGAGAACACACACAAGTCTCACTCTTCTGTCTGAACCTGCAGCACCAGAAAGTTCAAGCAGATTTGCTTGCTAGTACATTTAGAAAGTCTCCTTTCTAAAGTGATATTGTGCACTACAGAGTATCAAACTAAGTACTGTCAAGTAACCAAgatattttctgtaagaaagcaACTCAGCATACAAATCTAATATGCTCCTTATAAAATCAAAGCAAGGATGCAGACAGCcagttttcaagtattttctgACCACAGGCCAGGGGGTGAAAGGAGAAGGGGTAGAAAAGGCTAAGATGAACTAGGTGTCAGATGAAAAGTACCTAAGAATTCATAGAATGTTAAGACCAGATGATAACAACtccccaaaaccaccaaacctcAGAACACTGTCAAAGAACAAATCCATTTTCACAAGACAGACAGATTAAAAGCTTCTCAAACACACCATCTTCTAGTCCATGTTTTAAATAACTGTTATGCACATCCATTCGTTTTCATTCTGGCTATCTAACGACACGAAGATTGCAAGGCTGACTGAGGAAACTGCGGTGACAGTTCTGTACCTATATAAAAATTGTGACGAATATCTAAGTGCCACATTTATACAAAGAACCAAGAGAATAAACTGCTTTCTTTTAGTGACAGCTGAGCGGAAAGCCCCTTTTCACTCCTCCTGAGAGCTCATACAAGTTTacctgaaagagaagaaaattaagtgCTATCAAGCACTTCCAAAACTCACCCAGTAATGACCAGAAAGAGCCTGCCTTGCCTACCCAGACTACGGCCAGCACGGAGCTGTTCCCCACCTCAGAGAAAAAGGGATGGTGGCGTGGAAGCACAGGGACAGACAAGAAAGCGCAGGGCAGGTTACTTCTAGCAGGTATCGCTCTGCCTGCTAATAAAGGGTAAGcgccagctcctgccaggacacgAAGTCTTTGTGCTCATCCAGCagatttaattttacatttagcGTCACCCGTGCAGGCTTTAGGGCCACCAGACTaataaaaaggaaaccaaaaagCCAAACACAACACGTTCACTTCTAATTCACTCCACATAACAAGCTGTCTTCTTCACAAGCACTGAACACAAATCCACAACAGACCGAGGGTGAATGGATGTGAAAAGGGAAAGATTTACAGCTGCACCAACCAggagctgggctccccaggggATGAAAAATAATATCCCAAGAAAATGCGAAAGACATCCAGTGCCATCTTTGGGGGGAAAGCGCAACCTCACCACGGCACGCAGACTGACAAGACCAGCTGCAGACCAGGCGGAGAGCGGCACCGTTGAACCAACCGCCTTCACCCCCGTGCAAATAAGTCTTAAACTGGGTGTCCAGTCCCGTGTCCgtccacccccctccccaaaacaatAAAGTAACAGACAGCAAAGACGGCGAGAGACCTCATGTTTCCGCAcgcagggcaggcagagcctgCAGTGCCCCCGGCGCCTGCCAGCGCTCCCTCCCACCTCTGCCGTGGCCGTGTGCCGTGTCCCCCCACGCCCTTTCCCCACGGCGGCTCGGACACGCCGGCAGCCCCCCCCTTGCCCCCGCAcaagcccccccagccccgggcgggcggcggcacgGCGCCCTCTGCGCCCCGAGCGGGGCGAGGCGGGGAGCACACGCCGCTGGcggggaggaaggaagaggaggggaaggaaagaaaggaaaaaaaaaaagttatgaatgAAAACAAggtccttccccccccccccccttctttccccctccttctctcccttttGCAGGGGGAGGGCAGAGGCCGCGGCCGGCGCTGCCTCAGGAGGGCGGACTTCCCGGCATTTAAAGCGGCAGCGACCGGCCGCTACAGCGCCGGGGATTCCCCGCCGCGGCTCGGGGGCCGCCGGCtcgacacccccccacccccgaggtGTTTGTCAGCTTGGGGGTGGCTTTTTAACGTTACCCTCGTTTTCAGCCGACCGCGGTGCTCAGCGACCGGCGGCGCTCTGCCCGCCCGTGACGGCCAGCCCCACGCACACCACACACACtgtccccgcacacacacactgtccccgcacacacacactgtccccgcacacacacactgtccccgcacacaccccccccggggccaCGCCGCGGGGTCTGtccggccgccccgctccccgccctgggcgagcgcggggccggccgcgggAGCCCAGTCCCTGCGGGCTTTTATTATTCTCTGGGCTTTTTTGAGGGGGGTCCGGCGCGGGTCCGCGGTGCCCGCGCCCGGCGCCGTCGCTGCGCGGCCCGCGGCACCTGCTCGCCGCTCCCCCGCCAGCGAGCGGGCTGCgccgccccctgccccccgcccggctccgccgcggGCACGGGACGAGTCCCCCAACTCCCTTCTTGCCAAGGAGCCCCTAGTCACGGCAAATCCACTCGGCGGGGGCCGGCAGCGACGGGCCCGGCTCCTCgcccgcccagccccgcggggGAAGGCAGCCGGGCTGCGCTCCTCGTCTCCGCGAAGCCCTCGCAGATCTCCACGTCCTACCGGGCGAGGGGGGCAAAATCCAGCTTCGctgcccgccgcagcccccctcTCTCGGGGGTCCGCATCCAGCCGGCCGCCTTTCCCCGACTCGCTCCTCCGCCGAGCCAGGGACGCCGAGGGAAGAGGCGGCGCGTTCCTCCGGCCGCCGGTCCCTCGGTGACGGGAGGCGAGTCAAGCCGTTTCTTCAAGCGGTTTATCTGGATCTGGCGTGAGCCCGGCTGCCGCAGGCACCGGGAGGCAGGGCCAGGCGACGCGGGCCACCGGTGGCGAAGGTCTCCAAGGCGGGAGTGCGCGGGGAATGCGCGGCTCCTGCTCGGGGTGTCGGTTCCCTCCTCGGACGGGAGCGGTCCCGGGCGATCCCTCCACGCCGGGGGGGTGAGGGCACGGCAGCGGTCCCCGGGTCCGGCGCTCGGCTTCACCGCACGGTCCTGGCCACAAGTCCCTTCTGGCAAAGTGCAACCACAACCCCTAgtgcaagagattttttttttttttttcctggccagaAATCACGAAGAGGCACTTGCTTTCAAGGCACACCTCTGCAAACTGCGAAGGAAACCAGAAGCAGAGCGTAATGGCTCTGCGAGCTCGCTGCGAATGGCCATGTGCTTGCTGTTGCTGTTGGAGGGTGACTGACAGGCGCGGAGCACGTCAGGGAGCAAACGGCAGCGTGAGGCAGCCCCGGGCACAGCAGTCTGGCCCCCGACCCTCCGGGAGCTTCCTCGGTGTTTCGAGAGGCTCAAACAAGGCTCCGGCGCGCAAGCGAGATCCCCGCGTTAGGCGAGACAGACCATTACCCGGCTGGAAGCTTCGGAATCACCGGCGGGCTGCGGCCGGCGCACCGCGGCTCGCCCGGGAAGCCCCGAGCCCCGGCTCTgccaccgccccggccccggcccggcggccgctcCCCGGCGGGTCTCGCCGAGCGCCGGGCGTGCggagggggagcggcggggggctgcgcgcCTCCGCCCCCACCTCCCGCACGGCGGCGAAGCGGCGCCCCGGCTCGCCCCGGAGCCCTCCCCGCCGGCTGCGGgagcccccccgctgcccgcccgcacCCCCGgcacctgagctgctgctgccggcagcggcgggggaagaggaggaggagggcggcggcgagCGCGGCCCGAGCTTACCTAAGGCCAAGGTGCGCGCCTGCTCCCCGAGGCACATTGGCGGCCCCGGCGCGGAGTCCAGCCCGGGCAGTGTAGGCAGCCGCGccgtcccgccgcccgctccgcgctGTCCCGCCGCCGTTGCGGAGTGAGtgcggccgcgccccgccgcctTTCAgcgcgcagcccccgcccgccgTCCGGCCGCGCCCCCGTGATGTCAATGTGTCACTCCGCGGCGCCCCCGAAATCCCGGAGTGGACTTGCCCGCCCTCCCGGGAGCAGCTCCCGCACAGGTCaccgccgccggggccgcgctcGCCGGGGCCGCTCCGACGGCCgagcgccgccccgccgcccgcccgcgcccgccgcgggACCGCCGGTGGGTGCGGGGGGCGAGCCGGCcaccccccgccggcccccgcggcTCAGGTGCCCCGCGGTCAGTCGTCGCGGCGTCGGCGGCtgctcggccccggccccggggcagcccgcGGCCCGCGGCTCCCGGCCGGCAGGGGgagcgggcagggtgcgggcagagTGCGGGCAGGGGGGAGCGAGCGGGGAAGGGGGGCCCCGGGAGCGCGGCACGGACGGACACACGACTCCCCCGCAGCCCGGGGGGGTTCCCGTGGGatcccggcgccccccgcccccccacggcgccggcagccccgccgTCACGGGTGGCGGAACGGGagccgcagggggaggcggcgggggggggaggaccGCGGTCATCCCTCGGCACCGGGCGGCAGGAGGGGACGTGAAGTTCCGCCCGGGCGCCGCTGGTAACGTTACGGAGAGATTTTTGTACGTGTTTTAGCATCGGCGTCTTTCAGGCAGGGTCTGGCCAGACGGAACAGCCGTTCATTTATGCTCGTAAAACGTTTCTGCTTCAGCCTGTTAAAGAGGTAGCCGAGGACTTCACGAAGCATTTACCCTCCTAACCCTTCCATTAGGTGGGAGGCGGCTCTTCCCACCGTTTTACAAATGGTACCGAGAGATTTTCCAGTTCACCCGCTTGTCCTTCTCTGCCACCTTTCCAGCCCGGACTCTGCAAGGTCCCGTCCCAAGTTCATGGCTGCATGTCTGCCATGGTGCTGAAGAGATAGATCACCGTGATGCCTGCAAAGCCATCGTTTCTATGGCCAAATACTATCTTTGACGTATGGTTTGTGTTTTTTGAGTGACTGAAGTGTTTTAAAAGGCAACCAAAACCACATGGAAAAACGATGTAGAAAGAAATCAATATTATGAGAATTATTGCATAACAACATGCAACATATTGGAAAAGTTGAGGCGTCTTAGTGCTCAGGCTAAACATCGCTGTAGCCCCAAGCTTATCTGAAACATTCGAACTGGCTTTTTACAATCTCTTTCACAGAAAACATATTCTCCCACCTTTTGccccaaagaagaaaaatacatatgaAGAATACGTTGAGCTGCTTAGCAGGAACATTCATCCAAAAGCAAATAATCTCTACAGACAAGAACATACCAGTACAAAGGTATTACTCTGTGACATAGTCTGATGTCCAGCCAGATCACACTCAGGGATGTagtgcaattatttttcatttaacttcaCTAGGCTTGGAAAGAAAATACCCAAACtacatttttcttaattcatttttcttattttttcttaattcattAGAATTCATTCATTAATCCTTATACAAAAACTTTACTTCAACCACATATTGTCTATTAAATAAAACCTTTATGCATTGAATGTACTGAATATCACTAATACTTCCAAGTTTGTAATTAACAGACTGCTGATATAGacataaataataatatatataatataaataccGCCTTCCACATACGGAGGCTCAGGTGACAACAGCATAAAAACCTTTGGCATGGCCATAAAAACATCCCAATTCATGACTGATACTGCTAGGGGAATTAGGTATTCTGACTGCTCACCCAAAAGCATTCCCAGACACGCTGTGAGCGCAAAGTGCAAAACCACGTTCAGTGAAATCTATCTGAAAACTGTGGAACCCGTCACAGAAAAATTTGCAAAAAATCCTACCGAGGAGCAAAAATGACAAAGTAACAAAAATTGCTCCTGCGGAGTGGAGTGCTTAGTGGTGCAAATCTATCTTCTCCTGCTGTATTTTAGAATCCTTTTACAAAACCACTGTTTCAAATAGAGACAAACCAAGGGACACAGTGTTTTCTGTCAGCGTGCTACCTACCGCAACTCTTGTGGTGACAGCGGGAGCATCAGAGGCAGCCGTAGGTGAGCTGCAGGTAAATGCTGGGTTAGTGAGGCTCTACTCTACAGCTGCGAATACTTGCGTTTATCAAGTGactgtcttctcacagaagcccaTATGTATTTTTCCTAGGATACTCCTGTATAAATATTGCTTAACACCTTTCCTTTCACATCTCTAAAGCCAGTACTGCCTTAAAAATAAACCCGTGCCAAGTGTAAGAGCTTGATTTTAGAAATACAATACTGGGCTTAAATAGGTCAGTAAAATAACCAAGAATATTGGCAGTGGTTTACTATCACTTGGCACCCGAATTAACACTTCACTGAAATGAGGGAAAACCCTACAGCTGTATCAGAAGGCTCCCCACAGACTCAAGCAAATGCGTCTGACGCAAGTCATCTCATTAGATTTTTTCGGATTGGAAATGATAGCAGCAAGCAGCTCTTGTTAGAAAAAGGAAAGCTAAAATTCTGGAGAATAAATTGGCAACTTGGAAGAGGATTGACACACCTTATGACTACATCCTGGCACAACCTTAATTTGAGGATTGACAGACAGGCAGGAATCCAATGCAACTGAGTTATTT of the Athene noctua chromosome 4, bAthNoc1.hap1.1, whole genome shotgun sequence genome contains:
- the SPRY1 gene encoding protein sprouty homolog 1, with amino-acid sequence MEPQSQHGSGGSLVVIQQPSLDSRQRLDYERESQPTAILSLDQIKAIRGSNEYTEGPSVVKKSGPRTAPRQEKHERTHEIIPINVNNNYEHRPSHVGHVAHQHNARAPVLSRSTSTGSAASSGSNSSASSEQGLLGRSPPSRPGSGHRSDRTIRTQPKQSSLIVDDLKGPLKEDLAQHKFICEQCGKCKCGECTAPRALPSCLACNRQCLCSAESMVEYSTCMCLVKGIFYHCSNDDEGDSYADNPCSCSQAHCCSRYLCMGAMSLFLPCLLCYPPAKGCLKLCRGCYDRINRPGCRCKNSNTVYCKLESCPSRGQGKPS